Proteins encoded together in one Pontiella desulfatans window:
- a CDS encoding TIR domain-containing protein, whose amino-acid sequence MKAFLSHSSIDKEFVGSVEKRLTRTKSIFDKTCFDNGKEFEASILEHLDRSSIFVFFASSSSLQSFWCKYEIDEAFYRKLQGRIKKCLVFIIDEEIDPLDIPDWMRRALVTTENSPSVIARNIERHLESLSSKYTDKYFFGRAQDRERLEDLAVPIGMDPPKVISITGLPGYGRRTLIKRSVNEIYTLDAITEIYIENGDSLFELCAKLVDKVEPYSCVEELKEILSTLSLLDEEGLRQRIVDNLERLVTSRELPVFVDAGGLLDDDGNLCPEYLRLFFNIPDSADIYVILILTRKLRFNSKFDVPSLSIIQLSDKATKQLLLSLANDYDVSYNAEQINELSEYIGGYPPAAYFAIKQAEEYGAELLLSDKHSLVQFSTRKFIQHLQDKKMGKVEEALLSVLAMYSPLPLSVISALYQDNMEAGHDALYSLMDHSLVYCDKNGCYSIAQPVRDAAVKLFGWPSKDDLRKVGAAILEIVEDAKNHQLLDLSRILFRIGMEVKDSESIRQGVKLRSDYIRLVEDAYHQRDYGKSIEYAFEALKELPDNIRLREFTVRAFVQLGSWNEAEVQLSEMKRIARPRDVYFLEGFYNRKRGRIRNAIESYKMSSEYGKKGAALNRELAHCHMVERNFSEAERYIDKAIKARPENNVVLDIAANIYIKSGNEEKAREVLDKLSVLDKGDHYNLRLSTFLFAQGLYLESETAAKEALRYGGERFFAARVQLVKCMIRINARPELTNVEIERLDSDFNNRNLDVRLSLKVNFLLTQSKAKAAYDLLDKFVDKQCIQYRHHRKMCLEKLVSNKSIPYEERKKFEEELAFLSASGTVDVLTELDI is encoded by the coding sequence ATGAAGGCGTTTTTGTCGCATTCGTCAATTGATAAGGAATTTGTTGGAAGTGTTGAGAAAAGGCTAACTCGGACTAAGAGCATATTTGATAAAACATGTTTTGATAATGGGAAGGAGTTCGAGGCAAGTATTCTTGAGCATCTTGATAGAAGTTCAATATTTGTTTTTTTTGCCAGTTCATCTTCTTTGCAGTCATTTTGGTGTAAGTATGAAATTGATGAAGCTTTTTATCGTAAGTTACAGGGGCGGATTAAGAAATGTTTGGTATTTATAATTGATGAAGAAATCGATCCTTTGGACATACCTGATTGGATGCGGCGCGCACTTGTTACAACCGAGAATTCCCCGAGTGTAATTGCGCGGAATATCGAACGTCACTTAGAATCGCTATCTTCAAAGTACACCGATAAGTATTTTTTCGGTAGAGCTCAGGATCGCGAGCGTCTAGAAGATCTTGCTGTTCCGATTGGTATGGATCCTCCCAAAGTTATTTCGATTACAGGATTGCCTGGTTATGGACGACGAACGCTGATTAAGAGGAGTGTGAATGAGATATATACCTTGGATGCTATTACTGAGATTTATATTGAAAACGGTGACTCGTTATTTGAGTTGTGTGCAAAATTGGTGGATAAAGTTGAGCCTTACTCGTGTGTTGAAGAATTGAAGGAAATCCTAAGCACACTCTCTCTTTTGGATGAAGAAGGTTTAAGACAGCGTATTGTTGATAACCTTGAAAGATTGGTGACTTCTCGAGAATTGCCTGTTTTCGTTGATGCTGGAGGACTGTTGGATGACGACGGGAACCTTTGTCCAGAGTATTTGAGGCTCTTTTTCAATATTCCTGATTCTGCAGATATTTATGTAATATTGATATTAACGAGAAAGTTGCGTTTTAACTCTAAGTTCGATGTGCCAAGTCTTTCCATAATTCAACTATCGGACAAGGCAACAAAGCAACTTCTCCTCAGTCTCGCGAACGATTACGATGTTTCCTATAATGCTGAGCAAATAAATGAGTTGTCTGAATATATTGGTGGATATCCACCGGCTGCATACTTTGCGATTAAGCAAGCTGAGGAGTATGGCGCTGAATTACTCCTGTCTGATAAGCATAGCTTAGTACAGTTTAGTACAAGAAAGTTTATTCAGCATTTACAGGATAAAAAAATGGGAAAAGTCGAAGAAGCTCTATTGAGTGTTCTCGCAATGTATTCCCCTCTTCCTCTATCGGTGATCTCAGCTCTCTATCAAGACAACATGGAAGCTGGTCATGATGCTCTTTACTCTCTTATGGATCATTCCTTAGTTTATTGTGATAAAAATGGGTGCTATTCCATCGCCCAGCCCGTTAGGGATGCTGCTGTTAAGCTGTTTGGGTGGCCTAGTAAAGATGATTTGAGAAAGGTTGGCGCTGCAATCCTCGAGATTGTGGAAGACGCAAAAAATCATCAATTACTGGATCTTTCTCGAATCCTATTCCGGATAGGAATGGAAGTGAAGGATAGTGAATCTATAAGGCAAGGCGTAAAATTACGTAGTGATTATATTAGATTGGTTGAAGATGCGTACCACCAACGAGACTATGGTAAATCAATCGAGTATGCGTTCGAGGCATTGAAAGAGTTGCCGGATAACATAAGACTTCGGGAATTCACAGTTCGGGCATTTGTTCAGTTGGGAAGCTGGAATGAAGCTGAAGTTCAGCTATCCGAGATGAAGCGAATTGCGCGACCTCGTGATGTTTATTTTCTTGAAGGTTTCTATAACAGAAAAAGAGGTCGGATTCGTAATGCGATAGAGAGTTACAAGATGTCATCCGAGTATGGAAAGAAAGGGGCTGCATTAAATCGTGAATTGGCTCATTGCCATATGGTCGAACGCAATTTTTCAGAAGCGGAGAGGTACATAGATAAAGCGATTAAGGCAAGACCCGAAAATAATGTTGTACTCGACATCGCTGCAAATATTTACATTAAGAGTGGGAATGAGGAAAAAGCACGAGAGGTGCTGGATAAGCTTAGTGTACTGGATAAAGGCGATCATTATAACTTGCGCCTATCAACATTTCTTTTTGCTCAGGGATTATATCTAGAGTCTGAAACTGCTGCAAAAGAGGCTCTGAGGTATGGTGGTGAACGCTTTTTTGCGGCTCGAGTTCAACTGGTTAAATGCATGATTCGGATAAATGCCAGACCTGAACTCACTAATGTTGAAATTGAACGTTTGGATTCGGATTTTAATAATAGAAACTTGGATGTTCGGTTGTCGCTAAAAGTCAACTTTCTATTAACCCAAAGTAAGGCGAAAGCTGCCTATGACCTGCTTGATAAATTTGTGGATAAGCAATGTATACAATATAGGCATCACCGCAAAATGTGTTTAGAAAAGTTGGTTTCCAATAAGTCAATCCCGTATGAGGAGCGTAAGAAGTTTGAGGAAGAGTTGGCTTTTCTGTCGGCAAGCGGAACTGTCGATGTGTTAACAGAACTGGATATATAG
- a CDS encoding beta-ketoacyl-[acyl-carrier-protein] synthase family protein yields MNKVVITDYDLITPYGLGAHVCWQGLLSGVSALAELDRFDTSEFKSSMGGIVPGLSYHAGQSLVVQMLEKVLEGKRIPKDAKLSIATLNGEMDKVEEKVLHDRGEPHDSCMTVLLEAARQLTGVEDEGVVVSSACASSTVALGLAASAIRSGEIDCAVVVSCDPVTEFLYSGFSSLMALDSGASSPFDEKHDGLTIGEAAGYAVLMSDVRAREEGCANLGELLGWGMSNDANHMTGPLRDGSGLARSIHIALKVAGIDEAQIDFIAAHGTGTIYNDLMEMSAFHTVFSSPRPTYSVKGGIGHTMGAAGLVEAMLALKTFETGMVPPSVRMKNPEASAAGWVLDRPMELEADYVLSTNAGFGGVNASLVLKRGGAQ; encoded by the coding sequence ATGAACAAGGTGGTTATTACGGACTATGATCTGATTACACCCTATGGCCTCGGTGCCCATGTCTGCTGGCAGGGGCTGCTCAGCGGCGTGAGCGCACTGGCCGAACTCGACCGGTTCGATACCTCCGAGTTCAAAAGCAGCATGGGCGGGATTGTCCCCGGGCTTTCCTACCACGCCGGCCAGTCGTTGGTAGTGCAGATGCTCGAAAAAGTGCTGGAGGGGAAGCGGATTCCGAAGGATGCCAAACTCTCCATCGCCACGCTCAACGGCGAGATGGACAAGGTGGAGGAAAAGGTGCTCCACGACCGCGGCGAGCCGCACGATAGCTGCATGACGGTGCTGCTGGAGGCCGCCCGGCAACTCACGGGCGTGGAGGACGAAGGGGTGGTGGTTTCTTCGGCATGCGCCTCCTCGACCGTTGCCTTGGGCCTGGCGGCCTCGGCCATCCGCTCGGGCGAAATCGATTGCGCGGTGGTGGTTTCCTGCGATCCGGTCACCGAATTCCTCTATTCCGGTTTTTCTTCGCTGATGGCGCTCGATTCGGGGGCCTCCAGTCCGTTCGATGAAAAGCACGACGGGTTGACCATTGGCGAGGCGGCGGGCTATGCCGTGCTGATGAGCGATGTGCGCGCGAGAGAGGAAGGCTGCGCCAACCTCGGCGAGCTGCTCGGGTGGGGCATGAGCAACGATGCCAACCACATGACCGGCCCGTTGCGCGACGGTTCCGGCCTGGCGCGTTCGATCCATATCGCGCTGAAGGTCGCCGGCATCGATGAAGCGCAAATCGACTTCATCGCCGCGCACGGCACCGGTACGATCTATAACGACTTGATGGAAATGTCGGCGTTCCATACCGTCTTTTCCTCGCCCCGCCCGACCTATTCGGTGAAAGGCGGCATTGGCCACACCATGGGGGCCGCCGGGCTGGTGGAAGCCATGCTGGCGTTGAAAACCTTTGAAACCGGGATGGTTCCCCCTTCGGTCCGGATGAAGAATCCGGAAGCCTCGGCGGCCGGCTGGGTGCTTGACCGACCGATGGAGCTGGAGGCCGATTATGTGCTTTCAACCAATGCCGGATTTGGCGGCGTGAATGCCTCGCTGGTTTTGAAGAGGGGAGGTGCCCAATGA
- a CDS encoding beta-ketoacyl-[acyl-carrier-protein] synthase family protein: MSIEVIGCGWLTQDSYGSDKLNRSVEWASRTALRGIGKEDGLFAYPVKNFGRFPAIAQRVCYVTALALQDAGLEYAKGEKQDIGLLGMDEYGCEQANFDYFNDYVDGGRSMARANLFIYTLPSSPLAEAAVHFGLQGPLFYYRNQQASVGELMVTARRMIEDGQAQQVLVYELGSEIDRCFVVGDKG; encoded by the coding sequence ATGAGCATCGAGGTGATCGGGTGTGGATGGCTGACCCAGGATTCCTATGGTTCGGACAAGCTGAACCGCTCGGTGGAGTGGGCTTCCCGCACCGCGTTGCGCGGGATCGGCAAGGAGGATGGGCTCTTTGCCTATCCGGTGAAAAACTTCGGGCGCTTCCCGGCGATTGCCCAGCGCGTCTGCTATGTGACGGCGCTGGCGCTGCAGGATGCGGGGCTGGAATATGCCAAGGGCGAGAAGCAGGACATCGGTTTGCTGGGCATGGATGAATATGGCTGCGAGCAGGCCAACTTCGACTATTTCAACGACTATGTGGACGGCGGCCGCTCCATGGCGCGCGCCAATCTGTTCATCTACACGCTCCCCTCAAGCCCGCTGGCCGAAGCCGCCGTGCATTTCGGTTTGCAGGGGCCGCTCTTCTACTACCGCAACCAGCAGGCCTCGGTCGGGGAGTTGATGGTGACCGCGCGCAGAATGATTGAGGACGGCCAGGCCCAGCAGGTGCTCGTCTATGAACTCGGAAGCGAAATCGATCGTTGCTTTGTTGTGGGAGATAAAGGTTAA
- a CDS encoding FAD-dependent oxidoreductase: MAVEVFDVAVVGAGASGVPAAVAAAREGARVALLEKTSSVGGAMCAGLGFPVCGLFLADTEEPQATNEGLASEFIQSASAKVERRGRVHLFRCGARKFAETYERWIKAESSIRLYADAGDLRVGEAEGRISRLGFGDIEIEVGAVVDCTGCAAVVRNSSALTIVPEEPALAGFLVRLRDVEFNDMLPIKVPHTLWRAVDTERLPLAARYTVFDEGVLKISVGKGASAEWLASEILRELKAELPEFQKVEIEQTSGVALQREGIRLKGKTVLSEEDVRTGRGFANSAARGCWPMEFWDAERGVRYAYVEGGGSYDIPMGALKSENIANLWAAGRAISADSMALSSARVIGTCIATGEAAGRAAAREAA, translated from the coding sequence ATGGCGGTAGAGGTTTTCGATGTTGCAGTGGTAGGGGCCGGCGCGAGTGGCGTGCCGGCCGCCGTTGCCGCTGCGCGCGAAGGCGCGCGGGTTGCCCTGCTCGAAAAAACGTCTTCCGTTGGCGGGGCCATGTGTGCCGGACTCGGGTTCCCGGTTTGCGGCCTGTTCCTCGCCGATACCGAAGAGCCGCAAGCAACCAACGAAGGCTTGGCCAGCGAGTTTATCCAGTCAGCATCGGCCAAGGTTGAACGCCGGGGGCGGGTACATTTGTTCCGTTGCGGCGCCAGGAAATTCGCGGAAACCTATGAGCGCTGGATTAAGGCGGAGTCCAGCATCCGGCTCTATGCCGACGCTGGAGATCTTCGCGTTGGAGAAGCCGAAGGCCGAATCTCAAGGCTGGGTTTTGGTGACATCGAGATTGAAGTTGGTGCCGTTGTCGACTGCACAGGCTGCGCGGCTGTTGTGCGCAACAGTTCCGCTTTAACCATCGTCCCCGAAGAACCGGCGCTGGCGGGTTTCCTCGTCCGGCTTCGGGACGTAGAATTTAACGATATGCTACCCATCAAAGTGCCGCACACACTCTGGCGTGCCGTCGACACGGAGCGACTTCCGTTGGCTGCTCGCTACACGGTTTTCGATGAAGGGGTTCTTAAGATCAGCGTCGGGAAAGGAGCGTCCGCCGAATGGTTGGCCTCCGAAATCCTGCGGGAATTAAAAGCCGAACTGCCGGAATTCCAAAAAGTGGAAATCGAACAAACCTCCGGCGTGGCACTGCAACGCGAAGGCATTCGCCTGAAGGGCAAAACCGTACTTTCGGAAGAGGATGTCCGAACGGGCCGCGGCTTCGCAAACAGTGCGGCGCGCGGTTGCTGGCCGATGGAGTTCTGGGATGCCGAACGCGGCGTTCGATATGCCTATGTCGAGGGGGGCGGCTCGTACGACATTCCGATGGGCGCGCTGAAGTCGGAAAACATCGCAAACCTCTGGGCGGCGGGCCGCGCCATTTCGGCCGATTCAATGGCGCTCTCGTCTGCGCGGGTGATCGGCACCTGCATCGCCACCGGCGAGGCCGCCGGGCGCGCGGCGGCAAGGGAGGCGGCATGA
- a CDS encoding acyl carrier protein, whose amino-acid sequence MEKIETELRERIAGILSLETDGLDMEAPLHTLGLDSMRMVEILVFIETHYGIDLMKSGMQREDIASIAALARSIERMKSA is encoded by the coding sequence ATGGAAAAAATTGAGACCGAACTAAGGGAACGGATCGCCGGCATCCTTTCATTGGAAACCGACGGGCTGGATATGGAGGCGCCGTTGCACACGCTGGGGCTCGACTCGATGCGCATGGTTGAAATCCTGGTGTTCATCGAAACGCACTATGGAATCGATCTGATGAAGTCGGGGATGCAGCGCGAAGACATCGCCTCCATCGCCGCGTTGGCGCGCTCGATCGAACGGATGAAATCGGCATAG
- a CDS encoding B12-binding domain-containing radical SAM protein — MKIKLIYPKWPKMPNQPQFHLPPHGPVVFAATIPDDVEISFTDEHVQTLDFNEACDLVFISCMLTCQIPRGWEIADQFRAMGKKVVMGGIATHLHAEESMTHADSVFLGEAEGRTEQVLKDFESGALKPVYDYRNNYPDTALIGPARRDILDRELYNFRGVQMVDLIHASRGCRFKCFPCCTPYLGGCQFRPRPIDKVIEEMAGVDNNRFFVVDNSLAQDDEWEKELFKAMIPLKKKWVSHPIKDNDEILDLAAEAGCWYVYQAVFDTSDVIRNRIKRLKDRGIGVEGTIILGTDDHDEDGIKRLVDFLLEVELDLAEFTVMTPFPHTPIRDEMEKDGRILHNDWKKYTGAETVFKPAKMSPEKLDEMHQYAWDTFYGPGGKELAMGKLYMDVIQREVADGTYKSPRLRRKQWQSDEAAVKMDS; from the coding sequence ATGAAGATTAAGCTGATCTACCCCAAATGGCCGAAAATGCCGAACCAACCCCAGTTCCACCTGCCGCCCCATGGCCCGGTGGTTTTTGCCGCCACCATTCCGGATGACGTCGAAATCTCGTTCACCGACGAGCATGTGCAAACGCTGGACTTCAACGAAGCGTGCGACCTGGTTTTCATCTCCTGCATGCTCACCTGCCAGATCCCGCGCGGTTGGGAAATTGCCGACCAATTCCGGGCAATGGGCAAGAAGGTGGTGATGGGCGGGATCGCCACCCATCTGCATGCCGAGGAATCGATGACCCACGCCGACTCGGTGTTCCTGGGCGAAGCCGAAGGCCGCACCGAACAGGTGCTCAAGGATTTCGAGAGCGGCGCGCTGAAGCCCGTCTACGACTACCGCAACAACTATCCGGACACCGCGCTTATCGGCCCCGCCCGGCGCGACATCCTCGACCGCGAGCTCTACAATTTCCGCGGCGTCCAGATGGTCGACCTGATCCACGCCTCGCGCGGTTGCCGTTTCAAATGTTTCCCGTGCTGCACGCCGTATCTCGGTGGATGCCAGTTCCGCCCGCGCCCGATCGACAAGGTGATCGAGGAGATGGCCGGCGTCGACAACAACCGCTTCTTCGTGGTCGATAACTCGCTCGCGCAGGACGACGAGTGGGAAAAGGAATTGTTCAAGGCGATGATCCCGCTCAAGAAAAAGTGGGTGTCGCACCCGATCAAGGACAACGACGAAATCCTCGACCTCGCGGCGGAGGCTGGTTGCTGGTATGTCTACCAGGCCGTCTTCGACACCTCGGACGTCATCCGCAACCGCATCAAGCGTTTGAAGGATCGCGGCATCGGGGTGGAGGGCACGATCATCCTCGGCACCGACGACCACGACGAGGATGGCATCAAACGCCTGGTGGATTTCCTGCTGGAGGTCGAACTCGACCTGGCCGAATTCACGGTGATGACCCCGTTCCCGCACACGCCGATCCGCGACGAAATGGAGAAGGATGGCCGCATCCTGCACAACGATTGGAAAAAATATACCGGCGCGGAGACGGTCTTCAAGCCGGCGAAGATGTCGCCCGAAAAGCTCGACGAGATGCACCAGTATGCGTGGGACACGTTCTATGGTCCCGGCGGCAAGGAGCTGGCGATGGGCAAGCTCTATATGGACGTGATCCAGCGCGAGGTCGCCGATGGAACCTACAAGTCGCCGCGCCTGCGCCGCAAGCAGTGGCAGTCCGACGAGGCGGCTGTGAAGATGGATAGCTGA
- a CDS encoding class I adenylate-forming enzyme family protein — translation MNIVDLIRSETAGLPENKIAVRTDGGDLSYRGLFEAVDETAAALKLRGVDAFDVVGLAFPDGVDYIVLSLAILSVGAVIVPVPHGVATEVVEDILEKTSSSWLLVPEGNGFRLDKREPAVALPDEFQTLQPAFIRFSSGTTSTSKGVLLSHPEIAERTRVADQALRITPADTVVWLLSMSFHFVVTILLFLRRGATINLCNETFPCSLLAAVQRGGTFIYGTPFHFRALAENGSIGAEALAGIRMAVSTAMKLPAETASAFLEKFGVALKEAYGLIEAGLPFVNTGGEGDSVGCPLPGFEVEIRDADENQVGEVWLRGPGMYSAYLHPWRVRRPDEWFATGDVGMLDAVGALHLLGRTKNLINFAGMKVFPYEVEAVLARCAGVEASLVYARPHPHYGQLPCAKVVAPGLAEEALRRFCYEHLESYKVPKNIEIVEHLERTASGKIKREEATCF, via the coding sequence ATGAATATCGTCGACCTGATCCGTTCCGAGACCGCCGGATTGCCCGAAAACAAAATTGCGGTCCGCACCGATGGCGGCGACCTGTCCTACCGCGGCCTTTTTGAAGCCGTGGATGAAACCGCCGCCGCCCTGAAGCTGCGGGGCGTGGATGCATTCGATGTGGTTGGCCTGGCCTTCCCGGATGGCGTGGACTACATCGTTTTAAGCCTGGCCATTCTTTCGGTCGGTGCGGTGATCGTTCCCGTCCCGCATGGGGTTGCAACCGAGGTGGTCGAGGACATTCTGGAAAAGACCTCCTCTTCCTGGCTATTGGTTCCGGAAGGCAACGGCTTCCGCTTGGACAAGCGGGAGCCGGCCGTTGCGCTTCCGGATGAGTTCCAGACCCTGCAACCGGCCTTCATCCGGTTTTCCTCGGGCACGACAAGCACTAGCAAAGGCGTATTGCTGAGCCACCCGGAAATTGCCGAGCGCACCCGCGTGGCCGACCAGGCGTTGCGGATCACTCCCGCCGACACGGTGGTTTGGCTGCTTTCGATGAGTTTCCATTTCGTGGTGACGATCCTGCTGTTCCTGCGGCGTGGCGCAACGATTAATCTGTGCAACGAAACCTTCCCGTGTTCGCTCCTCGCGGCGGTGCAACGGGGTGGCACCTTTATCTACGGCACACCGTTCCATTTCCGTGCGTTGGCGGAAAACGGGTCGATTGGTGCGGAAGCCCTGGCCGGCATCCGCATGGCTGTTTCCACCGCCATGAAACTGCCGGCCGAAACCGCGTCGGCCTTTCTGGAAAAATTCGGAGTCGCCTTGAAGGAAGCCTATGGCCTGATCGAGGCCGGCCTGCCGTTCGTGAACACGGGAGGGGAAGGGGATTCCGTGGGCTGCCCGTTGCCGGGCTTCGAAGTGGAAATCCGCGATGCCGATGAAAACCAGGTGGGCGAAGTTTGGCTGCGCGGGCCGGGCATGTATTCGGCCTATCTGCATCCGTGGCGCGTTCGCCGGCCGGACGAGTGGTTCGCAACGGGCGATGTGGGCATGCTCGATGCGGTCGGGGCGCTGCATCTGCTGGGACGCACCAAGAACCTGATCAATTTTGCCGGGATGAAGGTGTTTCCGTACGAGGTCGAGGCGGTGCTGGCCCGGTGCGCAGGCGTGGAGGCCTCGCTCGTCTATGCCCGCCCGCATCCGCACTACGGCCAGCTGCCTTGCGCCAAGGTGGTGGCCCCCGGTCTGGCGGAGGAGGCGCTGCGGCGCTTTTGCTACGAGCATCTCGAAAGCTACAAGGTGCCCAAGAACATTGAAATCGTCGAGCACCTCGAACGGACGGCGAGCGGAAAAATCAAGCGAGAGGAAGCGACGTGCTTTTAA
- a CDS encoding ATP-binding protein: MKEHQNMEWKESWHDEYLKWICGFANAKGGRLVIGMGDDGSVVGLPNARKLLEDLPNKIRDLLGIMVAVNLKTSGGRDYLELDVEAYPAPVSLRGRYYFRSGSTKQELKGAALDKFLLQKQGRHWDGVPVPFLKAEDLSKEALDGFRLRAAESKRMEAADLVGSGELLVERLKLQEGDYLKKAAILLFYPDPEKFVTGAFLKIGFFRTDSDLRFQDEVHGDLFSQVGKALDFLLTKYTEATISYRGAQRVERYPVPAEALREALHNAVVHKDYSSGAPVQIRVYTDKITIWNPGGLPVDWSIDQLLEKHASHPFNPDIANVFFRAGMIEAWGRGIEMIMDSCQAAGLPRPKIRGDAGGICVELPFAPAELPAEVECAPVNDPKGSALEATQETTQETTQEKIVAILKENPETTRNELASRIGITPDGIKYHLTKLRVAGLIRHVGPTKAGRWEVMEDDG, translated from the coding sequence ATGAAAGAACACCAGAACATGGAGTGGAAGGAATCATGGCATGATGAATATCTGAAATGGATATGTGGTTTTGCCAACGCCAAGGGGGGGCGGCTTGTTATCGGAATGGGTGACGATGGTTCGGTGGTCGGTCTCCCTAATGCAAGGAAACTGCTCGAGGATCTTCCCAATAAAATCCGTGACCTGCTAGGTATTATGGTTGCTGTGAACCTGAAGACGTCGGGAGGCAGAGACTATCTGGAGTTGGACGTCGAAGCTTATCCGGCTCCCGTCAGTTTGCGGGGGCGTTATTATTTTCGAAGCGGCAGCACCAAGCAGGAACTGAAGGGGGCTGCACTTGATAAATTTCTCCTTCAAAAGCAGGGCAGGCATTGGGACGGCGTTCCCGTACCCTTTTTGAAGGCCGAAGATCTCTCTAAGGAGGCTCTTGACGGGTTTCGTCTCCGTGCTGCGGAAAGCAAACGCATGGAGGCGGCGGATCTTGTCGGCAGTGGGGAGCTGCTGGTCGAAAGATTGAAGCTTCAAGAAGGGGATTATCTCAAAAAAGCCGCAATCCTGCTGTTCTATCCGGATCCAGAAAAATTTGTTACAGGGGCTTTTCTTAAGATTGGATTTTTCCGCACCGATTCGGATTTGCGTTTTCAGGATGAAGTTCATGGAGACCTGTTCTCGCAAGTAGGCAAAGCGCTTGATTTTCTGCTGACAAAGTACACAGAAGCGACCATTTCATACAGGGGCGCCCAGCGTGTAGAGCGTTATCCTGTGCCCGCAGAAGCTCTACGGGAAGCCCTCCACAATGCAGTTGTTCACAAGGATTATTCCAGTGGGGCGCCGGTCCAGATCAGGGTTTACACGGATAAAATAACCATCTGGAATCCGGGGGGGCTTCCGGTCGATTGGAGTATCGACCAGCTTCTTGAAAAACATGCGTCACACCCTTTTAATCCCGACATTGCCAATGTGTTTTTTCGGGCGGGCATGATTGAGGCATGGGGGCGTGGCATCGAGATGATTATGGATTCCTGCCAAGCTGCGGGATTGCCCAGACCGAAGATACGCGGCGATGCGGGGGGGATATGCGTTGAATTACCTTTTGCTCCCGCTGAACTGCCAGCAGAAGTAGAGTGCGCGCCAGTGAATGATCCGAAGGGAAGTGCTCTGGAGGCTACCCAAGAAACTACCCAAGAAACTACCCAAGAAAAGATCGTTGCGATTCTGAAAGAGAACCCCGAAACCACGAGGAACGAACTCGCATCCCGGATCGGCATTACGCCTGATGGCATCAAATATCATCTGACCAAGCTTCGGGTGGCGGGATTGATCAGGCATGTCGGGCCGACGAAGGCTGGGCGCTGGGAAGTTATGGAGGATGATGGATGA